From a single Nicotiana tomentosiformis chromosome 2, ASM39032v3, whole genome shotgun sequence genomic region:
- the LOC138904980 gene encoding uncharacterized protein: MEEKINQMQEKAHQMHEKVVSHDSAIKGIEIKLGKISMPLNNRPQGTLPADTHVNPKEHGAKQLMAVDELTELTEVRIQPTQNEINKEKEAAQETEKVQEKALEKVPEQDRTQVTRKKRPPSHFPQRLAKYLKDEQYKKFMEMLKHIQVNIPLIDALREMPGYAKMMKDLMSRKFDFQDLATIILTQTCSAVVTRPITENLSDPGSFTIPCTIGSYAFVKALCDLGASINLMPLFINNWLGIGRARPISMLLQLADRAVKKPSGILDDVLVQVGKFMFPANFFILDCQVDEEIPIILGRPFLATRRALIDCEIGEPKMRLNDEEITFNVQKSMRRPSEFANCSLIEAVDVILEEEDEALNAKDPLVVCLMNLEEIDGEDLAEWVLALEGQGYWKRELEFEPLHLEERKTPPAKSSIQEPPQLELKPLPSHIRYAFLGPSSALPVIISSGLLDVQVEQLLQVLTECKTAIRWTIADIKGISPTFCMHKILLEDGHKPSREHQRRLNPNMKEVVKKEVIKWLDTKIIFPIYDSNWV; this comes from the exons atggaagaaaagatCAACCAGATGCAAGAAAAGGCACACCAGATGCATGAAAAGGTAGTATCACATGACTCAGCTATCAAGGGCATTGAAATTAAACTAGGGAAAATATCCATGCCCCTTAACAATCGTCCTCAAGGGACATTACCTGCGGACACACATGTTAACCCGAAAGAGCATGGCGCGAAGCAGCTGATGGCT GTAGATGAGTTAACTGAGCTAACAGAAGTAAGAATCCAGCCAACCCAGAATGAAATAAACAAGGAAAAAGAGGCGGCACAGGAGACTGAGAAAGTGCAAGAAAAGGCATTAGAAAAAGTGCCTGAGCAGGATCGAACTCAAGTCACAAGAAAGAAGCGACCGCCATCGCACTTCCCGCAGAGGTTGGCCAAATATCTGAAGGATGAgcagtataagaaattcatggaaATGTTGAAGCATATTCAGGTGAACATTCCACTGATTGATGCCTTGAGAGAGATGcctggttatgcaaaaatgatgaaggacttgatgtctcgtaagttcgactttcaagacttggcaaCTATTATACTAACTCAGACATGTAGTGCTGTCGTGACGAGACCCATAACTGAGAATCTATCTGACCCAGgaagtttcacaatcccatgcacaattGGCAGCTATGCTTTTGTGAAGgcattgtgtgatttgggggcgagcataaacttgatgcccttgtttATCAATAAttggttaggcattggaagagcaaggCCCATATCCATGTTACTACAGCTAGCCGACCGAGCAGTAAAGAAGCCATCAGGTATACTTGATGATGTACTTGTGCAGGTGGGAAAGTTTATGTTTCCAGCAAATTTTTTCATTCTAGATTGCCaggttgacgaggagattcccataattttgggaaggccattcttggcTACTAGGAGAGCTCTGATTGATTGTGAAATTGGGGAGCCAAAGATGAGACTTAACGATGAAGAGATAACATTCAATGTGCAGAAGTCTATGCGGCGACCCAGTGAGTTTGCAAACTGCTCTCTGATAGAAGCTGTGGATgtgattttggaggaggaagatgaggcaCTGAATGCAAAAGACCCCCTAGTAGTCTGCTTGATGAATCTAGAAGagatagatggtgaggacttagcggagtgggttttggcccttgaaggccaagggtactggaaaagagagctcgaattcgagcctttacacttagaagaaagaaaaacccCTCCAGCTAAGTCATCAATCcaagagccaccacagttggagcTAAAACCATTGCCGTCCCACATCAGGTATGCGTTCTTGGGACCTAGTTCGGCATtgcctgttattatctcatctggtttgttagatgtacaagtagaacaacttttgcaggttcTGACGGAGTGCAAGACTGCAATTAGGTGGACCATTGCAGACATAAAGGGTATTAGCCCAACgttttgtatgcataagattctactagaagatgggcacaaaccttccagagaacatcaaagaaggctaaaccccaacatgaaagaagtggtgaagaaagaagtgatcaagtggttagatacGAAAATCATCTTCCCCATCTATGACAGCAACTGGGTCTGA
- the LOC138904981 gene encoding uncharacterized protein has protein sequence MGRIENMFKLMMENNVNSDVQLASHNTSIRYLEVQMGQISQALNSRPKGALPSDTVVNLKGGNTTGHTMAVTTRSERGGNVPTSSQRQLVDDEQVVEEEEIPNNVVQAKDEVQIDIDDTMEETQEDVNPSRDHVIDIPEPVVQKAKAPLPNPHPPSPQQLAKKNGENQFKKFIDMMKSLSINVPLVEDLEKMPGYVKFMKVLVTKKRLINFEIIKVTHQVSAIVHSMTLKLEDSGAFTISCTIGSAKFAKAICDLGASINLMPYSIFKTLGIGKPRPTSMRLQMADRTMKRPLGVIENVLDLVDKFILPADFVILDCEVDYEVLIILGRPFLATRKALVDVEASELTFRVDDEKVVFHVCKSMR, from the coding sequence atgggtcgtattgagaacatgtttaagCTAATGATGGAGAATAATGTCAATTCCGATgtccaacttgcttcacacaacacatcaattcgttacttagaagtgcaaatgggtcaaatctctcaagctttaaattctcgtcctaagggggcactaccaagtgatacggtagtgaaTCTGAAGGGTGGGAACACTACGGGGCATACCATGgctgttactacaagaagtgaaagaggtgggaatgtacctacctcaagtcaaaggcaacttgtggatgatgagcaagtggtagaagaagaggagatcccgaacaatgttgtGCAAGCAAAGGATGAAgtgcagattgatattgatgacacgatggaagagactcaagaggatgtgaacccgtctagggatcatgtgattgacataccggaaccggtagtgcaaaaagctaaggcaccattgcctaatcCACATCCTCCCTCTCCTCAACAACTTGCCAaaaaaaatggcgagaatcaattcaagaagttcattgatatgatgaagagtctctcaataaatgtgccattagttgaagatttggagaaaATGCCCGGATATGTAAAGTTTATGAAGgtcttggtgacaaagaagagattgataaattttgaaattatcaaagtcactcaccaagtgagtgcaattgtgcattcgatgaCTCTAAAGTTGGAAGATTCCGGTGCTTTTACAAtttcttgtaccattggaagtgccaagTTTGCAAAAGCTATTTGTGACCTTGgagcgagtatcaacttgatgccctattcgattttcaagacattgggaattgggaaaccaagacccacatctatgagattacagatggccgatcgtacaatgaagagaccgttgggggtgattgagAATGTATTGGATCtagttgacaagttcattctcccggcggattttgtaattcttgattgtgaagtggactatgaggtgctgattattcttggtagacctttccttgctacgagaAAAGCTCTTGTTGATGTAGAAGCCagtgaactcactttccgggtggatgatgaaaaggtggtattccacgtgtgcaaatctatgaggtaa